The Saprospiraceae bacterium genome includes the window AGTAAGGCTCAATTCAATTACTGATCCTATTTCAATTTCTTCCATTCTTTTCAATTTGGTTGATTAGGTTTATAAATATTTCGCTAAAAAAGTAAGCATGTAACGAAATTATCTAAAGTGCGATCAACAGATTTAGAATGGGGGGCTTTTTAAATCAGTTTTCTCTCAAAAAAAATTAATCTTAACTTTTATCATTCCGATAAAAATCAAAGCTAGTCAATAAACAAGGTCTTAAATCCATGTCATGGGCTCCAATCTTAAAATAGTCACCTTCTAATGATTGGAAATAGTGTAGACCTCTTCCCATCTGTATCGTCCAGCCATGATCTGTGATTATGAACCGATCATGTAATTTATCACTATAGGACCATACAAATTCAATATCGTTTTCGGCAAGACTATCTTTCAATTGCAGAAAGTACTTTTCCATTTCTTCTTTCTGAAATGCATTTTCAAAATTTGTAACAAGCTGGATTTTTTTGGCCTCACTGATCTTTACTATCGTTTCACAAAACCGTACAAAATTGGAAATTTGGTGTTTTTTTCTCACGTATGGATCTTCTAGCATGATTTCTTTTGCCCCTTTTAAATAGGGACCAAAGAAGGAGTCATATCCATAACCAACATCACCATAATGGACTTGTACTTTCTTTTCAACAAGCTTATCCGGTAGAATAGAAGCCTCCTCCTCTCTAACTACTTCAGCAACCTCTGCTTTCACAACATCTTTTACAGTTTCTCTTTCCTTCCTTGGGTCTTGACTTGCATGAGCATTTCTACTTTCTGGACAGTACACAATTACCTCCGTCCCATCTGCTTTAAAAAAGGATAGGTCCAATGCTGCAAACTCATCATCTGGTTTGCGTTTATTCATTTGTTCTTTTACTCTGCGTCTTCCCTCTATGGCGTATTCAACGATATCGTTAAAATGTTCTTCTGATGGTTCACCAATAGGATGGATAATTTTAAGTAATGCGATAACCGTTTTCTTGATGGCTAATTCATCTCTTCCCTCCACTGCTGCGCCTAGTTTTAGTCGTCTATTTACAATATCAAAATAATCATTATTGTGCTTGAACATATAATGAAATGCCTCCGCCATATAATCAGTTATGAGGCCATAGTTTGTGGAGAAAAACTTGTTATCCATCTTGGGTATTTCCCAACCAGGGAGAAAGAAAAAGAATCGATCCTGAACCGCTAAGTCAAGTGCTTTAGGTAAGGTTATGAAAAGATCATGGTCATAAGAGTTGACCAGTTGATCAATAGAGTGATCTATATTCCCTACAAATGAAAAACTCGCATTGGCCGATACTTCTTGTCCTCTTGAAAATCGACCATTGGCCATGTAGTCTTTCATAATCTGTATCGTATCAGAGTCTCTGATTTTCATATTTCCTACTTCATCAAAACCAATATTATCCCAGAAGCCAACTGCCCCCACTTTCCTTCTTTGGTTATTATAAAGTAAAGTAGCTGTACTTGCTTGTCCACCAGATAGTAAGGTAGAGTAGGGGGAGAACTCAGAATAGAAGTAGGATTTGCCAGTACCTCTTGGACCAAGCTCTATATAATTAAAATTGTTCTGAACCAGGGGAATTAGCCGAGCTAAAAAATGAAGTTTTAGTCTAAGACCGGATGGAAATCTATTTATTAATTCACCAGGTAAATTATCCAATATTTCAGGGTTGAGTCCAACGCTACGTAACACGACATCAATCCATTCATCTCTGGTAAATTTAGCTCTTCCTTCAAAATATTTATGCTGATCAAACTTCGATAACTGAATTGGTTTTAAATCCTCAATGTAAAAAGCATATTTGTCTTCTTCCACTTCATTATGGGCTAGGGTTATCTCCGCCCAAATGCCACCTTCCAATAGTTTATCGTTTTCCTTATAGAATTTTTCATTTATGGCAATTCGACTAGACCCGAAGTTCTCCATAGCAGCCCAATGCCGCCTTTCACTCTCTTTATATTTTACATGTATCTTATCAATAAACTTATGTCGTCCTTTTTGCTGGACCATCGATTGAGCTTTGTTTGCTTCATCTGCCCGCACATAGTTTCTTTCTACAACTTCCAGGACAGCTTTTTTACCTTCTTCTATCTCATCAGGATCATCGGTAGCACAATATTTAGACAACAGAAACTCTAGCACAAATGACGGTACATTGGCTGCCTTCTTTATTTGGTGTACGAGGTCTTTTCTCACCACCCTGCCAGGGAATACTTCATTTAGCTTATTGTCTAATGCATCCATATTATAGGTAATCCGTTTTTAAAGTAATTTGAGAAAGCACCAAGCCGGTCGATGGGACTTTAGCATAAACCGTAAATTCACCCTCATAGTCATCATCCATTACAATGGTAAATTTATCATTTTGGCCTGGGATAACTTCCAGGAAACCTGTAGTTGAATCTACATCGGATGAAGAAGATATTTTTCCTACAATCTTTTCACCAGCCAACACCTCAATGGAAACATCCATAGGGTCTCCAAATAATAATCCTTCAGAAGAGGAATCAATGGTTACTGACGGTCTTCTTGTCGTTATCACGCCATTATCCTTCCCTTTATAGGATAGATATACTTCTATCTTTGGATTCGCAGAAGACTTTTGTGCCCGGAACGATATACACGGAGTGACACATTCTTGCAAGGAAAGGCCTTCATGGAAATATTTCAAACCTCTAGCGTAAGTTGCGTAATTCTTTAGATATAGAAAACTATCCACTTCACATTTGATACCTAATTCGGCCGCAGTAAAGGACACATGATTATGGTCTGCTGATCCTGTTCCTACTACACAACGAGGCTTATTGAGCGCCCATTCTCCTGGTGGCTTTGGTGCATTGTTACCCGCTTTGTAACTATCTGTCAAAACAAAACCGTGATCCGCAGCGATGATGAATTCTTCAATTCCGGATGCTCTTAACTTCACACAAGTTTTAAGGATCTTTTTCATTGATTCCTCAATAAGTAACAGTGCATTATCTGGTAAATTCTCACCAGCATTATCTATTTCCATCGTGGTGATAAAAAATAGATCCTTGTCTTTATCAAAATCATCACTGAGTATATCAGATTCCCAATACCAGGCTGACTTATCCCCATAGATGGCTTTTGTTAATGACTCTCGTAACAGTCTTGTATTGATCGGTGAATCATCAAAGAATGGTTCGAGTTTATTAGATTTTATTTTTAGATTTAGTTTTTTCCTAGCATCAGGCATTAGTGCTGCCATCCCATATTTGGTAACAGTAGGAGTAAAAGCAATTGCAGGTTCTATTTTTAAATCAAAGTCTGCTCGCTCTAATCTTTCAACCAAGCTTTTAGCCAGTTCGTATCTTAATGCATCTACGAGTATGTAAGCGGTCTTTTTCGCTTGCTTGATAAAAGGTTTTACCTTCTTTTCAAATAAATCTAAGTTGTGAAGAGATTTAATACTCTGTAAACCTTGTTCTTTAAAATAGGATTGAAAGCGCTTTTGTATGCTTTCGGTAAAGGCAGCATAAATAGCTCTGATTTGTTTTGCGATTACTTTTAAAGAGTCATCTTCTGTCAGGACTGAAGACAGCGTTTTTTCAAACTCTCTATGCAGCGCATCCAACTTATATCCTTTTTCAGCATACCATTTGATAATGACATTTAGGTCCGTTAGTTTTTTTATTAATGGCTCCGAGTCGTTTATAAAAGATACGATCTCTATTGCCTTTTCTGCGATCAACCAGGAGGAAGCTCTTTCCTCATCATGTATCGTCCAGATGGAGTGGCTGGAATTATTAATGATCCGCTCGGCTTCCTGTATTTCTTGATTTTGAAGATGTTTAATGAACTGATTGAAAAAAGTGGAATCCTCAAAGGAAAAAGTATTGACCTTTCCTAAATCATTTTCTTTACTAAACAGCACAGCCAAATTCAATTCTTCACTGACCTCTTTAGCATATTTGACATAATACTCTTCTGCTTCTCTGTTTTTTCTTAATGAGGAGGCTACTTTAAAGATTAATTGTTTAGCATTAGGTGATACCTTATGCACTTGAGCCAGGGATTCCGGTATTTGGACTGAATCTGGAAGATCATAAAGGAACTCGCTGTACAGGGTTATTGACCACAATTCTTTGCTGATCGAATCCAGGCTCCGACCTTTGATGGTATATCCTAATATACTGGAGGCCCATTGCTTAATTTCCTTTACCCAGGATTTTTCTTTCGTGAGTATTCCTACTAGCTCAGGAGAAGGGAATAATATAGTCTCCAATATTTCTGCTTCGGAAGAAGCACCAAGCAATGATTTAAGTACAGGGTAGTTATTTCCATCTACCAGGGCATCAATCAGGGCAAATGAAGGCCAAGAATCTGTAGAAAATAATTCTGCTATCTTTTCTGATTTATCAGGAAGTGCTGATAAACAAATCTCTTTATAATTATCAATGGCCTCATCAGGGAAAATAGCGCCACCACTAGAAAATATAATATAAGGATCTGTTACTTTATCATCCTCTTCTATCGAACGGTCAAAAGGAACATAAACGATCATTTTTTTATCAGCTGAGTTCGCTAGCTCACTTATCCAATATGCTAAGGCTTCTTCCCTTGCCAAAACAGCATTCTCAGATGCATCAAAGACATGTATATCGTCACTAGCTATTTCGTTTACTAATTCTTTATAGAATAGCTTTTTATCATATACTACTAAGGATTGTTTCCTTTCGAGTTTCTGACTGAAATAATCTTTTATGTATTCTTTGATCATTACCTTATATTAAGTATTCGTCAGGGTATTCATTCCTTTAATTGGATACTAGAGCAATTTTCCTTGCTTATCTACTTTTACACCCTTCTTTTCCCTGGGCTTTGTTTCTTTTGGTTTCACCTCACAGATATCTTCTAAGTCATGAGCGATAGCCATACTGAGGTCTTTCTTGCATTTTTCTTTTACTCTGTCTGGCCAGATGCTATAGGCCAAATGCGCCCAGTCGTATTCCCCTTTTTGGAGTTGTTTCCAACAATCTTCTGTATCCTTTTTCCACTTGGTATGGCGGAATAGGTTGTGCAGCGGAGCTGCAGTGATTAATACGCCATCATCCTGATTAGGTCGGTAAGGCAATTTTGCAATTTGTAACAACTCTTCTTTGAAATCTTGAAGTTCTGCTAAGAACTCTTTTTGAGTATTTAATTCTTTGGAAGGATTATTCAACTTCAATACATCCACCTCATCGGAAATCATATTAATTTGAGGATCGATTAGTTCATTTATAATAGAAAAAAGAGTGTTTTCAGTTAATTCAGGATAGTATACCCATATGATATAAGAATTTGATTTTGTGGCTAACGGCCAATAAATAGGGCTAACCCTTCTGTTTTTAGTGTAGCGATTTAAATGATAGGCAAAATAACCGTTATAATTCAAAAAATAACTTGGTAAAGAATCGAATAATTCATCGATTTCAGATTGGAAATTTTGAAAAGCATCAGGGTTTATTTCACGAAGTATAGTCCTACATTTATGGCTTAGCTCTTCATTGGTTACATATTCTTTACCCACAGAAATATCATTCAATACTTTATTCTTTTCGATTATATATATATCAGGGAAAAGACCTAATTCGGAAAAAATATCATCACTTTTACCAGGTTTATTGTTGTCTGAAATTTTATCCAAATCCCATCTTCCGAAAGCGATTCCAACAATATTCATTAGGGTTTCTGGAATAACCATCTCGTCTACAGATTTTAAAGTGGTTACCGAAATTAATTCAGAAATTGGGTCGTGAGGCAATTTTTCTGAAAAGGCTATTAATTTTATTTTTGCTTTTTTATCAATACCAAAAGCTTGCTCATAAAGATTGTTGTTTTCACCAATATAGTTCTGATATTTCTTTTGTTCCTCATCGAATAGTTTTCTCAATTTATCCAACATAGAAGAAAATGATGAGGTTGAATTCAATAATTTGATTAGTTCTGCACGATATTCAATGACGGTTTCATCAAAAAAACATAAATCACGCTTAACCTTTATTATCTCAATAATCTTGTTTAAATCTATTTTAATAATGGGAAAAGGTAATAGATTGACATAACCCGCTTGTTTATGTAAACCTGAAAAAAGGTTGAGTAAATATCTAGCAATATTTGAATTGAGATAAGATAAAAGCGATATTGCCTTTTCATTTGGAATTTTTGATATTGCCAACCCTTCACTTGTGAACATCATACCCTTTCTCAATAAATGTGCATCTAAATAATCACCGAATTTACCATATCCTACTCCAGACTCATAATGATAATCTGCATTCCTTAAATTAATCGATTTATGGCTCTTATAAT containing:
- the brxL gene encoding BREX system Lon protease-like protein BrxL — protein: MDALDNKLNEVFPGRVVRKDLVHQIKKAANVPSFVLEFLLSKYCATDDPDEIEEGKKAVLEVVERNYVRADEANKAQSMVQQKGRHKFIDKIHVKYKESERRHWAAMENFGSSRIAINEKFYKENDKLLEGGIWAEITLAHNEVEEDKYAFYIEDLKPIQLSKFDQHKYFEGRAKFTRDEWIDVVLRSVGLNPEILDNLPGELINRFPSGLRLKLHFLARLIPLVQNNFNYIELGPRGTGKSYFYSEFSPYSTLLSGGQASTATLLYNNQRRKVGAVGFWDNIGFDEVGNMKIRDSDTIQIMKDYMANGRFSRGQEVSANASFSFVGNIDHSIDQLVNSYDHDLFITLPKALDLAVQDRFFFFLPGWEIPKMDNKFFSTNYGLITDYMAEAFHYMFKHNNDYFDIVNRRLKLGAAVEGRDELAIKKTVIALLKIIHPIGEPSEEHFNDIVEYAIEGRRRVKEQMNKRKPDDEFAALDLSFFKADGTEVIVYCPESRNAHASQDPRKERETVKDVVKAEVAEVVREEEASILPDKLVEKKVQVHYGDVGYGYDSFFGPYLKGAKEIMLEDPYVRKKHQISNFVRFCETIVKISEAKKIQLVTNFENAFQKEEMEKYFLQLKDSLAENDIEFVWSYSDKLHDRFIITDHGWTIQMGRGLHYFQSLEGDYFKIGAHDMDLRPCLLTSFDFYRNDKS
- a CDS encoding PglZ domain-containing protein, encoding MIKEYIKDYFSQKLERKQSLVVYDKKLFYKELVNEIASDDIHVFDASENAVLAREEALAYWISELANSADKKMIVYVPFDRSIEEDDKVTDPYIIFSSGGAIFPDEAIDNYKEICLSALPDKSEKIAELFSTDSWPSFALIDALVDGNNYPVLKSLLGASSEAEILETILFPSPELVGILTKEKSWVKEIKQWASSILGYTIKGRSLDSISKELWSITLYSEFLYDLPDSVQIPESLAQVHKVSPNAKQLIFKVASSLRKNREAEEYYVKYAKEVSEELNLAVLFSKENDLGKVNTFSFEDSTFFNQFIKHLQNQEIQEAERIINNSSHSIWTIHDEERASSWLIAEKAIEIVSFINDSEPLIKKLTDLNVIIKWYAEKGYKLDALHREFEKTLSSVLTEDDSLKVIAKQIRAIYAAFTESIQKRFQSYFKEQGLQSIKSLHNLDLFEKKVKPFIKQAKKTAYILVDALRYELAKSLVERLERADFDLKIEPAIAFTPTVTKYGMAALMPDARKKLNLKIKSNKLEPFFDDSPINTRLLRESLTKAIYGDKSAWYWESDILSDDFDKDKDLFFITTMEIDNAGENLPDNALLLIEESMKKILKTCVKLRASGIEEFIIAADHGFVLTDSYKAGNNAPKPPGEWALNKPRCVVGTGSADHNHVSFTAAELGIKCEVDSFLYLKNYATYARGLKYFHEGLSLQECVTPCISFRAQKSSANPKIEVYLSYKGKDNGVITTRRPSVTIDSSSEGLLFGDPMDVSIEVLAGEKIVGKISSSSDVDSTTGFLEVIPGQNDKFTIVMDDDYEGEFTVYAKVPSTGLVLSQITLKTDYL